The Micromonas commoda chromosome 1, complete sequence region TTTTAATGTGACATCAAGTGAGGGAAACACTTCGGGAAGTAGTCCTACCTGTCGCCCGGCAGCGGTGTGGAACGTATTTCGCGACATACGATCTCTGACCCAAGCGCTCGTAACTTGAACACGGCTCACTTCCCCCATGGGGCGCATCATAGCCTTTGAGAGCGACTGcccgcgctgccgccgccgcttaGGAGGGGGAAACCGATGAGACGCCAGTTCTCGAAAGCCCATCACTCGTGGTCGTCTATGGGCAAGCTGTCCTGAAAATTTTCCGGAGCTTCCGCGCGGTTTGTTCGTGACTAAACATTGAAATGGTGCGTCGAGTTGACAGGGACGGAAGCAATATGCTGTGGCGGGCGCTTCCATTCCGTGACTTCACACGCTTTTACGTGCCTGCGGAAACTACGGGAGTTGTTGACTGTAACCCTCATGTGGTGACACTCGTTTCCTGGACAATTTTTTTTTAAAATCAGTTGATCAACACGAACGAAGCTCTCCAATaatattacgaaggtatggaATAGTCTATATATGGATATGATAGACTAGCTAGTCTATTATCTAATATGAGGTGATGTATGTATATGAGTAACAGAGAATTTTAGAAGTGATTTGTTGTCGCTTCTGTTGTCACTTTTGTTGTCGGTTTTGCGGTCACCTTGACAACTGTGAGATCTTTTATTGAGAAACTAGGTATttaccacgaatcccgaccacTAACCCCTGAGTTAGAAATTAGGAAATTAGTGACCGGGTACGGCTGCACGTAGTGTTCGTGTGCTCCGTACattccgccacgagcgccgtgctggcggtcgttggtgacggtcgatccggcgaccctTTGCATGAGCGAGATGATAAgcgcgacgtgtacgagggcgaggtttcGGAGGTGGATACGGTTTCGGAGCTCGTTCGGCGAGTCGATGGAGTCGTAGATGGCTTGCGTCCGCTCGTTGACGTTGCCcgaggctcggcgggcggtgagtgcggcgacgtctttgAGGAAGTTGATGAACGGTTTGCCCATCCTTCCGTACGTGTCCATCACGAGCGGGATGAATTCCTTATgcaccgccgtggccgccgccttgtaCTTGTTGTTCTTGTCAGTCTCGCGTCTCATGATGGGGTCGCTGTTGGGGGCCGAGTTGCCTTGGCGTGGTCGTGGTTGGCTCCTGTGGTTGGCTGCCGAGTCCATGATGTGGGTGATGGAGACGTCTGCGAGGATTGTGATGCCGGTGTCTCGCAGGCCGTCGACTCGGATGTCTGGTCGCAGGTTGTTGGTGTTGCCGTTCCGGTTCGTGGTACCTGGTATCTCGCCGATGGGCTCGGTGAACGTAATGAGGCCGCCCAGCTTGCAGACCGCTTGAACGGCGAATTTTACCTTGTCGTGTGTCCTGGTCTGGTTGCCTCCTGCGGTGCTGGTGTGGACGCAGATTAGGTGGTTGAGAGCGTGGCGAGGTTCGAGGGCCGCGTGAGGCGGGTTGCAGCAGTACGCGAGACGCTGGTTGTTAtgcgcgtcggtgaggcAGGGCATGGGGAGGTCGAGTTCCTGTCGAATGCGCATCTTGCAGAGGTGTGAGGCGATCTGGAGCCGCGGCTCGAAGGGGCAGACGCGGTGCCATGTCATTGCGTGGGGGCTCGACAACAGAAGTGACAACACAAAATCCATTTGTCGTCATTTTTGGGCAAAATGATCGCCAGCAAAATGAAAACAAGCAGACAAGTCATTTATTTGTTGTCGTGTTGTCACTTTTGTTTTTGATGTCACGCTTTTTTTGCCGGTTTACGATTTTTTCGGAGCCCgtcccgaggcgctcgaagGCGCTTTACGCGCCGTAGCTCTACTGAACATCGGAATCATGCCGCACAGCAAGTGACAAAGTTGCGCTCCATGGCTCGAAGAATCATTTTGTCAAATGCAGTGCGGCACGATTCGGGCGTTTTGAGCCACCATGCGCGCATTGAGGACCGACTGCCCACATTTCGTAAgtgttaccttcgtaccttgaTTGTACCTTCGTTCTATAAgtgttaccttcgtaccttgaTTGTACCTTCTATtcgtacgaatgaaggtatgATAATAATAAAATAccttcgaacgaaggtacgaatgaagatacgaaggtaccttcgaaggtaagTGTTAAGGGTTTTAAGTTTCGAAGATAAATCCTGGGTGAAACATGTCAACCTTCATAACGAGATAACGAGAGTGTCCGAGAACAGACGAAACTCACTTCGTTCGTCCATCGCCATTTCATCTTTCGCAGGCTCGAGGACTTCTCGACGACCCCCACGCGaacgcgcctccgcctggtGGTCCGAAAATGGAATCTCAATCCAGCGTTTGTGCAAATTTTGAGCAGGTTGGCCAGGTAGGATATTCAACCCCGCGCACTTCATCTGGAATATGTGGTTTGATAGCTGCCGCTTTGATCACATCAGAACCTTGATCTGCAGCTCCACTTTTCAGGCCTTTGCGTCTCACTATTACAACGTCTTTGACTCGAACCGAGGTCAACTCGGTCAACTTTACAAGGTAACTATCCCGGatcctcggcgctcgcgcccaacGAATTCTTTTTTGTGCTCCTTCCTTCCGGCGAACGCTACCGGGCTTCGTATGACGACAACTGGTTGTGGCTCGGCACTTACACCGATTCGTTTTTCACGTGGCTGTTTCTCTCTGACCGACGAACTTTGCTTTGAAAGGACGAGGTCTCGATGCTTAATTTCGAGCACTCTGTTGGTCGTCCGGGCCAGTTTAAGGGCACTGCTGCAATCTTGCAGAAACTTCAAAGCTTACCTCAGCAGGTGAAACATCAGGTGATCACCATTGACTGCCAGCCAACGCCGGGGGGGGGAGTGTTGGTGATGATCTGCGGCAATCTTCTCGTAGACACCGAAATTCCCCAGAAATTTAGCCAAGTCTTCCAGCTGCTGCCGACAGGTTCTGGATCGTACTATATCTTTAATGATATATTTCGAGTAAATGTCGGGTAGTCTTGTTCGAAGGTACtttcgaaggtaccttcgaaggtaatgTTATCTTCTAGTTTTTGAGATATTAAAAGATGATACTTGACAACTCCTGAGATCCTTTATGATGCATGCTCCGAAAGCCTCTCGGCGAAGAAGTCTGTTCGTGTATCAGAGCACGAGATTTCCCCGAAGGCACAGGTTCACCTTCTCCAGCAAGTTTGTGTTTTCTAAGGCAGCAGCGACCCTTTCTTTGTCATTCAATTGTTTGTTGACAGCTGATTCCGAGGAATGCGAACCAGGAAAGACGAGGACTTCAGTTTTGAAGCGCCCGGCAAGGCTCTCTTGTAATTTCCGACGGATTGCAAGGCCTATGAGTGTTGCCATGCTGCAGTGAGGTACGGTTGGTGTGAAGTAAACCTGAATGAACTGCGCCTCACTGTGCACGCGTATGTTCTCGACACTAACGATGTCAAGCTGCGAACCAAGGGGTGGTTGTCATTAGGTTTTGATTGCAGTGAAGAAACGCCGAGAGCAACAAATCAGCGAAAAACAAACCTGCTCTAAACTATAAGGGTGCTCCGGATCGTTTATATTTTTTATGTGGTAAAATACTTCGATAGCGTCAACCGGGTCGGACAACAATTCATTGGTTTCCAACGCCAAACGAATGCGTCGTTTGGATTTCGGAAGCTCGCGCCTGACGTGAACAATTGGATCCGCGTTGATAAAACTCGAAGTCAGCGTTTCCAAGTTGCTCGGGCTGACAAAGACTTCATCAGTTGACTCGGCTGGCGTTCTATCTGATGGCAGACCAGGATCGGCTACATGAAGCAACGACTGTCGAGGTCATCCCGCTGCCAAAAACGACGCAGAGTCGCGCTTGACGGGCAACCTTGAGGACCCTTGAGCTCCGCAACGAGTTTGATTAAATAAAAGAACTTTTAGTTGATAACGATAGTGATAACTCTTATTATCCCGTAAGTGTTATTAGAAGAACTTTTAGTTGATTATGATAGAACTCCGAGTTATTACGAATGAAGACGTACGTTTCGTAGAGATTTATTTCGCTTTAACACTTATTTGCACTAGCacttacgaaggtaccttcgaaggtacgaatgaCAAAGGTACGAAgatatacgaaggtatttcGTACGTAGATGACCGATTTCGCGAGTCACTAATGAAGGAAAAACCGCCAGGACCTGCCGCAGCATtttaatacgaaggtatttataaatacgaaggtattaatTTTCCTTGACTTTTTTAATCGATAGACCTATTTCCAtatatcgttgactttcggtcggcagTGAGGTTACCATATCAGATCACCGGTAAGTTGCAAATACCGACACGTGCTTCGCGCCAAAAGTTTTGGGTCGCACGTGTATGGCACCTCGTGtggatggcgcgcgcgctggaccGCCTGCTAATACGCTGTCTGGCGCCAAACATGGAGGACATCATCACAGTAGCGCGCATTGGCGTTGACCAGTTTGCGTCGCACGAGACGACGTTGCGCCTTAGCTACGCTAAGCTACGACAATATGGTACCTGGCTGGTCAATTAAAATCCGTAGGTGCCTCCCTGTGAGACTGATGAAGAACAAGGAACGTTCGGTTCGGGAGGCTaatttgggacgagtctcGATGAAGCTTCGGTGAAGCCTCGGTGAAAGACGTTTGAAATAGGCTACTTATTTGtggtttgaagctgaattttcatcgatacatcggtcaacttcgacgtctatCACCGCCTCATCGgaagacgccttggcgtcgactcttcgttcacaagtggcgtgcgtgtgaggacgacgactacgtgcacgccaagcgcaacgatgaagacgtcccgcagaacagtcgtcgtccaaagacacggaaggcgtcgcacagtTTTGTTAGTCTGCAAAAAGTAACAAACGACGACCGTACGGTCGTTTTGTCTATGACTTTTGCAaatgatcgagctctcgaccaatcagatCACGAATAAAAGGTAACAGAGTTCCAAAAAAGTTGGGGTAGAATGTGGCACTAAAA contains the following coding sequences:
- a CDS encoding predicted protein encodes the protein MPCLTDAHNNQRLAYCCNPPHAALEPRHALNHLICVHTSTAGGNQTRTHDKVKFAVQAVCKLGGLITFTEPIGEIPGTTNRNGNTNNLRPDIRVDGLRDTGITILADVSITHIMDSAANHRSQPRPRQGNSAPNSDPIMRRETDKNNKYKAAATAVHKEFIPLVMDTYGRMGKPFINFLKDVAALTARRASGNVNERTQAIYDSIDSPNELRNRIHLRNLALVHVALIISLMQRVAGSTVTNDRQHGARGGMYGAHEHYVQPYPVTNFLISNSGVSGRDSW
- the Ntf2 gene encoding nuclear transport factor 2 (expressed), encoding MESQSSVCANFEQVGQAFASHYYNVFDSNRGQLGQLYKDEVSMLNFEHSVGRPGQFKGTAAILQKLQSLPQQVKHQVITIDCQPTPGGGVLVMICGNLLVDTEIPQKFSQVFQLLPTGSGSYYIFNDIFRVNVG
- a CDS encoding hypothetical protein (also annotated as FAM96; expressed; conserved uncharacterized protein cupA49) encodes the protein MTSTVVASCSRSCFINADPIVHVRRELPKSKRRIRLALETNELLSDPVDAIEVFYHIKNINDPEHPYSLEQLDIVSVENIRVHSEAQFIQVYFTPTVPHCSMATLIGLAIRRKLQESLAGRFKTEVLVFPGSHSSESAVNKQLNDKERVAAALENTNLLEKVNLCLRGNLVL